From Populus alba chromosome 16, ASM523922v2, whole genome shotgun sequence:
CAGATTAAAAATCTTGACAGCTACATTTAGCCCATCAGGAAGCATCCCTTGATATACAGAGCCAAAACTTCCAACACCTAGCAGATTACTCTCTTGAAATTCATTTGTTGCACGTCGCAGTTCTAGGTAAGAAATTCTCCTCTGGATAGCTGTCACGGGCAAGGCTTCTGGGATTGGATCTTTTCTGTATCTTCGTCGACATCCCatgacaagaaaaatgaaagccaCCACAAGCAGTATAGATGCAACAGTTGGTAAACTGAACCTTAGAAGTCTGGATTTAGTCTTTGAATCTTTACGAGATTCAATGCTGCAAGGTGGGACTTGCAGCCGAGATGGGCCGCATAGGCCCTTATTCATAATAAAAGAACTAGCAGTAAAATTTGCGAACGGTCCTCCTCTTGGAATTTCTCCTTGTAGtccattgaaagacgcattgaaaaACTCCAAATATTTAAGTGCCTCTAGTGACTTGGGGATCTCACCAGACAAGTTATTTTGTGATAGATCTAAGAGTTCCAGGCTTACCAAACCACCGAATGCTTCTGGAATGGACCCTTGAAAGCTGTTTTTGGATAATGAAAATCTTATCAAGTTCTGGATCGAACCTATTGTACTCGGAATATTACCTGACAACTGGTTGCTTGACAAACGAATTCTTATTGCAGCTTCCATTTCTCCAACTTGCGAAGGAAGAGatccatataaaaaatttgaatgcaGATTCAAAATCAAGAGATCCTTTAGGCTCCACAGAGCCATAGGTATGGTAGAACTTAATATATTGAAGTGAAGATAAAGTTCTCTTAGAGACGTGAGATTCCCTATGCAGGAAGGTATCTCTCCAGACAATACGTTATTGTTTAGTGTTATGATAGCCAGCCTCCTTGCAAGACATATATCAGGTGGAATGGAACCattaagattgtttttaaaaagatatagtaCTTGAATCTTCCTTAGCCCTCCCACTGTTGTAGGAATAGGTCCCATCAGACTattctcttccaaacttaagaCAATTAGGTTGCTCAAGTTGCCAATCTCACCTGGAATATTGCCTTGGAGTTTGCTGGCGTATGCATAGAAGTTTGTTAGAAAGCTGGATAAATTCCCTACGGAATTTGGCAACATGCCATCTAAAGGGTTGTCCCCAATATGCAATTCTTTCAACTGCCTACAATTTGTCAAAGAGGTGATGAAGTTGAGTGTCTGACTGGAAGGGTGATTAGTAAAGGAATTGGATTGCAAACTGAGGACTTGCAGCGCTCTCAAATTTCCAAATTCTTGTAGAACATTTCCAGTCATCTTGTTATATGACAAATCAAGGATCTCCAACCTGGACATATTCCCAAGAAAGCGTGGCATTGACCCTGATAACATATTATCACCAACATGTAAGCCAATCGGTATGAATTGATGAAATAAACTTAAAACTGAAAactgaaagagagagagtgtgtgtgtgtgtgtgtgtgtgagagagagagagagagagagagagagatgggtaTCGATCCGACCTGTTATACCATTTACATTTAAGTGCAGTTCCTCCAAGTTAGGAAGATCAATGCTGTTTTCTTGAGGTATTGATCctgccaaaataaaataaaaaagtgaggCGTATTatcttttgatgatgatgataatgtgGAGGACATTAATATTCTAGTTTATATTAAGTTGGATGAAGTTGGTTTCTTGCATgtatatttaagaaattataaacattttaaagaaagactacataagagaaaaatataaagcaataaaatataaattaggaTTCTACTTATATATATGACCCTTTTTGGTCAAAATTCCTGTCTTTCTTGGTGTTTATTTTCGTCTTATCAGGTTCGGTTTAATAGGAACAATAATCAAACCAATCTAATTTGATACTTAGAATTAGAACAAGGCAAAAGATAATGGCCTTTTGTTTTATCTGAGCAAGCAAACTGGGACAACTTTGATCCAGGATTCTTGTGTAATAGAAGCTCAAGAATTGTGTTTCCGAATGAATATAGTTTGGTAGATGTTGCAAATAAGGAAAATTATAAAACGAAACAGGGAGAAACCAAGAACGTATAAATTCTGTGCGATACTGTAGGCCTTCCACAGCAAAATAATGTTACAAAATCTGACCGTTTCGAACAGGGATTTAATGACAGGGTTTCTTTTTGCACTTATACGACTTGTGCTCTGCTTTCCCTAGAAGCATCTCAAACTATAAACGACTGTGTTCGAGGTgcgaagaaagaagagagaaagcaTTGTCTGAATAATATGGCTAATGGGTATAtttgaagttaaattaaaaatgagatgtaattatttttagagttaaaactttatttaaatttaatctttaatataCATCTTTTGACATACAACATTaacatgatttatatatataaaaaaaatgaatggaaaattaatcttaaagaaCTCTaggtttatatattttgatgaagcccaaaactatttaaaaaaactctattctacattgaaaataaacaaaattttcaagTGTTTTATAAAGTGagtagttaaaaatttaaaactaagttTAAAGAGAATCCAAGTTTTTAGAGAGAAGAGGGTTTAGGCAAAGTGAGttttgatcttaaaaaatacagatttgTAGCTATTATGTTtagatttaattcttgatttaagatgattaattaaaagttgataatataaaaattaattctgattattatcataattaattctttaattttttaacttctaaaattcactataaaaagaGAGTGAATGGAGAGTTtcttacaatgtttttttttattattatttttatacactCTTCGTCATctcatattttagttttttttttttatgctttgttttttctttaaaatctagagctaatgtttattttgttgagagatatttgagttacataattttttgttcaCATACCTTGTTTAGAAGTACATTTAAACTAATATAGTGATGttgaaatcttgaaaaatatattgcaaACATCTTAATTACACAAGTTATGAgtaataaaactttaaagacAAAATATTCATCATTGACAACAATAAAagattcattattttaaaatatttcaacaagTATATATCATTATCTATTTCAATTTAAGCAtagttattactattattagtatgcatgctaaaattttaattttatatcaattgtAATTTCGTAATATGCatactagtatttttttttattatatttatgttaagaATATGTTTGACCCGagttttatttttgcatatgttcatatattaaaaaaattatatacactCTTAGActttcattgaattttatttttatgttttgtatatttttatgttattataaacTTCACATCATTACTCACAaatcttatatatttataactATGAAAAACAAGCATTACCTGACAGGTTATTGCAACAAAGTTGAATGCTTCTTAAAGAAGTCATGTTGAAGATCGATCGAGGCAAATCACCTGCACAATATCTTAGGATATTAGTAAAAAAGATGATAATCAATGAATAGGTTAGTAAAATATGTTACAAAAATGCATCAAAGAAAGTCTGTCTCTCTGTGCACATATAGGAACGAGAGACTGCAAACCTGACAACATATTGACACCAAGATTTAGAATCTCAAGCATAGGGAGGAATCCAAGTTCTTCTGGAATAACTCCAGTGAAGTTATTATAAGGCAACCATAACGATTGAAGCTCTCTACATTTGAATAAATCAGACGGGATTTGGCCACTGAGTTGATTAGTGGAAAGAAAAAGCATTTCTAGTCTAGGAAGATGGTCGCACATGTTCTTCGGAAGACTTCCAAATAGGCCGTTAAACATGAGATCAAGGACTTTCAAGGAAGAGATGTTGAAGATTGTGGATGGGATTGTACCTGAAACATATCCatgcatgttaaaaaaaacccttcacaTGTTAAGAAACTAAAGTTGATAATTAAAGGTGATCATTTGGTACCTGTGAGATTATTTCCATCGAATCTTAGTTCTTCAAGTCTCTGCAAACTCCCAAAACTTTCGGGTATCACTAATGATAACTTATTGGAACCTATATCCATTTGCTGCAATCGGTGTAGATTACCTATCTCGCTGGGTAGATCTCCATGGAAACTGTTGTTGTAAAGAATCAGATATTGAAGAAAGGACAGGTTTCCAAGCTGTGGAGGAATGGTCCCTAGGAGGCCCATGCTAGAGAGATCCAGCGCTGTGACTCTTTGCCTGCGAACACTGCAAGACACTCCCATCCAGTTACAGAAGGAGGTCTTGGAGGACCAGTTGTGAGCTAGCATGTTTTGAGGATCAAAAGTAATGTGATCCTTGAAGGCAAGAAGGGCAGATTGGTCAGTGAAGTTACTTGCGGGTATGCTAATGCATTTCTTCGACAGAGACATTAGCAGCATCGAAACAAGAACAGTGATCCAAACTCTCCCCATGACTTGTTTTGTgagaacataataataaaaatgaagactGTGAAAAAGCTTTATAAGCTGATTTTGAATGGCGACCAAGATCACAAATCCTGTTTTCCTTGAATTAATGATCCTGACTTCCATATGGACAGATGCTTTCATAAATGTGGTGTCAGAATGCCGTTAAAGACCTTCtcaaaaaaagtcaaaattaaataaCGTGAAGGAACCACCAAGATTGTAATACCCGTCTAAATGTTGTTGGACCATGCTATTTGCCAAGTCCTTAACTATATGATTATGTCCTATATGATAGTTGATTGGATAATTTCAAGCATGAGTATGTTAAATATCTCTGGATAATGtttcaatattatataattggatgatcttttttaatttaaaatccataT
This genomic window contains:
- the LOC140954668 gene encoding probable LRR receptor-like serine/threonine-protein kinase At3g47570, coding for MPRFLGNMSRLEILDLSYNKMTGNVLQEFGNLRALQVLSLQSNSFTNHPSSQTLNFITSLTNCRQLKELHIGDNPLDGMLPNSVGNLSSFLTNFYAYASKLQGNIPGEIGNLSNLIVLSLEENSLMGPIPTTVGGLRKIQVLYLFKNNLNGSIPPDICLARRLAIITLNNNVLSGEIPSCIGNLTSLRELYLHFNILSSTIPMALWSLKDLLILNLHSNFLYGSLPSQVGEMEAAIRIRLSSNQLSGNIPSTIGSIQNLIRFSLSKNSFQGSIPEAFGGLVSLELLDLSQNNLSGEIPKSLEALKYLEFFNASFNGLQGEIPRGGPFANFTASSFIMNKGLCGPSRLQVPPCSIESRKDSKTKSRLLRFSLPTVASILLVVAFIFLVMGCRRRYRKDPIPEALPVTAIQRRISYLELRRATNEFQESNLLGVGSFGSVYQGMLPDGLNVAVKIFNLQLQRAFRSFDTECEIIRNIRHRNLVKIICSCSNLDFKALVLEYMPKGSLEKWLYSHNYCLDIIQRVNIMIDVASALEYLHHGYPSPVVHCDLKPSNVLLDEDMVAHVCDFGIAKLLGENESFAQTRTLATIGYMAPEYGLDGLVSTKIDVYSFGIMLMEMLTRKRPTDEMFEGEMSLKRWIKESLPDSVIDIVDSNMLNRGDGYSLKKEHCVTSIMELALQCVNESPEERMAMVEILARLKNIKAEFLRDSERRRP
- the LOC118033179 gene encoding uncharacterized protein produces the protein MGRVWITVLVSMLLMSLSKKCISIPASNFTDQSALLAFKDHITFDPQNMLAHNWSSKTSFCNWMGVSCSVRRQRVTALDLSSMGLLGTIPPQLGNLSFLQYLILYNNSFHGDLPSEIGNLHRLQQMDIGSNKLSLVIPESFGSLQRLEELRFDGNNLTGTIPSTIFNISSLKVLDLMFNGLFGSLPKNMCDHLPRLEMLFLSTNQLSGQIPSDLFKCRELQSLWLPYNNFTGVIPEELGFLPMLEILNLGVNMLSGDLPRSIFNMTSLRSIQLCCNNLSGNACFS